The following are encoded in a window of Telmatobacter sp. DSM 110680 genomic DNA:
- a CDS encoding tetratricopeptide repeat protein, producing the protein MTDETVTASTAAPMLRAAPVFSVALICLGAGLGIGYLMRGSQQAVLPAIGSAHPVTQTDATTAKPMSHRITLEQMRQMADKQAAPLLEKLRTNPNDTGLLVQVGAIYHTTHRFKEAADYYNRALEIDPKDVAIRTKLASSLYRNGDIEGSIAQLNRALTYDPGNANALFDLGMIKLQGKGDPKGALAAWQRLLKMNPQLSADRRATVLKLMADVMTMMGDQHGMEGARSNDGHQ; encoded by the coding sequence ATGACAGACGAAACAGTCACGGCATCCACGGCTGCGCCGATGTTGCGGGCCGCGCCTGTGTTCTCGGTGGCGTTGATTTGTTTAGGAGCCGGATTGGGCATCGGATACCTGATGCGCGGTTCACAACAAGCAGTGCTTCCCGCGATAGGTTCTGCTCATCCTGTTACGCAGACGGACGCGACGACAGCGAAACCCATGAGTCACCGGATCACCCTGGAACAGATGAGGCAGATGGCCGATAAGCAAGCGGCTCCGCTGCTCGAAAAACTCAGGACCAATCCGAATGACACAGGGCTGCTGGTGCAGGTGGGGGCGATTTATCACACTACACACCGATTCAAGGAAGCAGCCGATTACTACAACCGCGCACTTGAAATAGATCCGAAAGACGTGGCAATTCGCACCAAACTCGCTTCCAGCCTTTATCGCAATGGCGACATCGAGGGCTCGATTGCGCAGTTGAATCGCGCACTGACCTACGATCCTGGAAATGCGAATGCACTCTTCGATCTGGGCATGATCAAGTTGCAGGGCAAAGGCGATCCAAAGGGCGCGTTGGCAGCGTGGCAACGGTTATTGAAGATGAATCCACAACTAAGCGCTGATCGCAGGGCAACGGTTTTGAAACTCATGGCCGATGTGATGACGATGATGGGCGATCAACACGGTATGGAAGGAGCGCGAAGCAATGACGGACACCAGTAG
- a CDS encoding tetratricopeptide repeat protein, translated as MTDTSSPRLGSWTYQRALMLMSLCLLAGIAGGWTIRGIHPASADPARVVSAPQVTPTNTTQAPIPTQLKAMVDNQAAPQILRLKSDPRNVELLTSIGNVYYDAQQYPTAIDYYGRVLQLNASDAAVRTDMATAYWYIGNIDTAIAEFNTALTFAPNNANTLFNLGLVKWQGKHDSAGAIADWKKLLATNPNYEAKDKVEKMLADVEKQVAAKPGTKG; from the coding sequence ATGACGGACACCAGTAGTCCTCGTCTCGGGAGCTGGACGTATCAGCGCGCTCTGATGCTCATGTCGCTTTGCCTGCTGGCAGGAATCGCGGGCGGTTGGACGATTCGCGGCATTCATCCTGCGAGTGCTGATCCAGCAAGAGTAGTCAGTGCTCCGCAGGTCACGCCTACGAACACAACACAGGCGCCGATCCCCACTCAACTGAAAGCCATGGTCGACAATCAGGCAGCCCCGCAGATTTTAAGACTCAAGTCGGATCCCAGGAATGTCGAGTTGCTCACAAGTATTGGCAACGTTTATTACGACGCACAGCAATATCCCACTGCGATTGATTATTACGGGCGCGTGCTGCAACTCAACGCTTCTGACGCCGCCGTGCGCACCGATATGGCGACTGCATATTGGTACATCGGCAATATTGATACGGCGATTGCAGAGTTCAACACTGCCCTGACTTTCGCGCCGAACAATGCAAATACGCTATTCAATCTTGGCCTGGTGAAGTGGCAGGGCAAACACGACAGTGCAGGCGCGATCGCCGACTGGAAGAAGCTTCTCGCCACTAATCCCAACTACGAAGCTAAAGACAAAGTCGAAAAGATGCTAGCCGACGTTGAGAAGCAGGTTGCTGCAAAACCGGGTACGAAGGGTTAG
- a CDS encoding lysophospholipid acyltransferase family protein, which produces MQKTLEYWLVVAVARVLGWMPRWLARLFAVALARAVYLALGRLRHVGERNLSLALPGLPPAQRIKILRSVYLNLGRQLVEFCRMPYYTRENTQHLIRYNGLEHYLAAEALGRGVLVLTGHLGAWELSSFYHSLMGYPMGMVIRRLDNRKLDEFVNGIRCMHGNRVLHKDDFARGLLKAMHEGDTVGILMDTNMTPPQGEFVKFFGISACTATGLARVALKTGATVLPGFMLWEPSENRYVLHFGPQLHFSETGNSEADVVAATQQCNDVLESWIRRYPEQWLWIHRRWKTRPPGEPPLY; this is translated from the coding sequence ATGCAGAAGACGCTCGAGTATTGGCTGGTAGTTGCCGTAGCGCGTGTACTTGGATGGATGCCGCGCTGGTTGGCGCGCCTCTTCGCTGTTGCTCTCGCCCGCGCGGTGTATCTCGCTCTAGGCCGTTTGCGTCATGTGGGAGAGAGAAACCTTTCTCTCGCTTTGCCAGGACTTCCTCCCGCCCAGCGAATAAAAATCCTGCGCTCCGTTTATCTGAACCTCGGGCGGCAACTCGTCGAGTTTTGCCGGATGCCCTACTACACGCGCGAGAACACGCAGCATTTGATCCGCTATAACGGCCTCGAGCATTATCTGGCCGCTGAAGCACTGGGAAGGGGAGTGCTGGTACTCACCGGGCACCTCGGCGCCTGGGAACTCTCAAGCTTCTACCACTCTCTGATGGGTTATCCCATGGGCATGGTGATTCGCCGGCTCGACAATCGCAAGCTCGATGAATTCGTCAATGGCATCCGCTGCATGCACGGCAATCGCGTGCTCCACAAAGACGATTTTGCCCGTGGGTTGCTGAAGGCCATGCACGAAGGCGATACAGTCGGCATTCTCATGGACACTAATATGACTCCACCGCAGGGAGAATTCGTAAAATTTTTCGGAATCTCCGCATGCACCGCAACGGGGCTCGCGCGTGTGGCTCTCAAAACCGGCGCGACCGTCTTGCCGGGTTTCATGCTGTGGGAGCCTTCAGAAAATAGATACGTTCTCCACTTCGGTCCTCAGTTGCACTTCAGCGAAACAGGAAACAGCGAAGCCGACGTAGTTGCCGCCACTCAGCAGTGCAACGACGTGCTTGAGTCATGGATTCGCCGCTACCCCGAACAGTGGCTCTGGATTCATCGCCGATGGAAGACCCGTCCCCCTGGCGAGCCGCCGCTCTACTGA
- a CDS encoding lipid-binding SYLF domain-containing protein translates to MKKIIASLCLCLLATGAANAASSKSDLQDRIDAAKTVLDQIMDAKDRTIPMNILEQATCVGVVPGMIKGAFVFGAQYGQGVVTCRTGHGWSAPVFIRMAGGSWGFQIGGQSTDLILVAVNDRGFQQLLKSKFKIGADASAAAGPVGRAGQAATDWKMNAELLSYSRNKGLFAGISLDGTSVSQNKDDTEIFYGGPQSFDNVLKGNVAVPGGAVEFVRDVAHHFTNAKGGK, encoded by the coding sequence ATGAAAAAAATTATTGCTTCCCTCTGTCTTTGTTTACTTGCTACAGGAGCGGCCAATGCGGCTTCGTCCAAATCGGACCTGCAAGACCGCATCGACGCTGCCAAGACTGTGCTCGACCAGATCATGGATGCCAAGGACCGCACCATTCCGATGAACATCCTAGAGCAGGCCACCTGCGTCGGCGTGGTCCCCGGAATGATCAAGGGCGCTTTCGTCTTTGGTGCGCAATATGGGCAAGGCGTCGTGACCTGTCGCACTGGTCACGGGTGGAGCGCTCCCGTGTTCATCCGCATGGCTGGTGGCTCATGGGGCTTCCAGATCGGTGGCCAGTCCACTGATCTGATCCTTGTCGCCGTCAATGATCGCGGATTCCAGCAGTTGCTCAAGAGCAAATTCAAGATTGGTGCCGATGCTTCTGCGGCTGCTGGTCCGGTAGGCCGCGCTGGCCAGGCCGCAACGGACTGGAAGATGAATGCAGAATTGTTGAGCTACTCGCGCAATAAGGGACTGTTTGCCGGTATCAGCCTCGACGGCACCAGCGTTTCGCAGAACAAGGATGATACCGAGATCTTTTACGGTGGACCCCAGAGCTTCGACAACGTGCTCAAAGGAAATGTTGCCGTACCTGGAGGCGCCGTAGAGTTTGTTCGTGATGTGGCGCATCACTTTACAAATGCCAAGGGCGGCAAATAA
- a CDS encoding response regulator transcription factor — protein sequence MANEPMRLEGLTSIFENHAKPGETPLVPIVGTLEEHLENNSIEYVLIDWSSSSKKLGVLEGIRRKRPNLRMVVIGADSNEQVMMDTIIAGARAYLDTGAGPRLVREALDVVISGSIWAPRKLLSKLIDRLLSGEDSSATNPRPHLTAREEQVLQLLLLARSNREIAGELGIEERTVKAHVGKLMRKVGAENRIELSMRALHGSYKQAPQPALHIVEAATA from the coding sequence GTGGCAAACGAACCGATGCGGCTCGAAGGCCTCACAAGTATCTTTGAAAATCACGCCAAGCCTGGAGAGACCCCGCTGGTGCCGATTGTGGGCACACTGGAAGAGCATTTGGAAAACAACTCCATTGAATATGTGCTCATCGACTGGAGCAGCTCTTCAAAAAAACTGGGCGTTCTCGAAGGCATCCGCCGCAAGCGTCCAAACCTTCGCATGGTGGTCATCGGCGCCGACAGCAACGAGCAGGTCATGATGGACACGATTATCGCTGGAGCCCGCGCCTATCTTGACACTGGCGCTGGTCCTCGTCTGGTTCGGGAGGCCCTTGACGTTGTGATTTCGGGATCCATCTGGGCGCCGCGTAAGCTGCTGTCTAAACTCATCGACCGTCTACTCTCCGGCGAAGATTCAAGTGCCACCAATCCGCGTCCGCATCTGACCGCTCGCGAAGAACAAGTCTTGCAATTGCTTCTTCTGGCGCGTTCCAATCGCGAGATCGCAGGAGAACTCGGCATCGAAGAGCGCACCGTCAAAGCCCACGTCGGCAAGCTGATGCGCAAGGTTGGCGCTGAAAACCGCATCGAACTTTCCATGCGCGCCCTGCACGGCTCGTACAAGCAGGCGCCGCAGCCAGCTCTTCACATCGTTGAGGCAGCTACTGCCTGA
- a CDS encoding HU family DNA-binding protein, translated as MIKQDIVHHVIERTGLPRTKAEAAVDTVFEGLKEALAAGERIELRGFGVFSVRARKTGIGRNPRTGTEVSITPGKAVRFKPGKELHTLETGKTTPSA; from the coding sequence TTGATTAAACAAGACATCGTGCACCATGTGATCGAGCGCACAGGCCTGCCCCGCACGAAGGCTGAAGCGGCGGTCGATACTGTGTTTGAAGGCTTGAAAGAAGCCTTGGCAGCGGGCGAACGCATTGAGTTGCGCGGATTTGGTGTATTCAGCGTTCGGGCTCGTAAGACCGGCATCGGTCGCAATCCGCGAACCGGCACTGAGGTAAGCATCACACCCGGCAAAGCGGTGCGCTTCAAGCCCGGTAAAGAACTGCATACATTGGAAACTGGAAAAACCACGCCGAGCGCCTGA
- a CDS encoding DUF3788 family protein, translating to MEYTNAFRGKPTQPSEAELTAALGSSAKVWNQFVQWMADEEGVSIQEWKGICVNKYGWSLRLKQKSRNIVYLGPGEGCFMVSFVLSNKALQAAKETHLPKAVAEALAAAAHYPEGNGVRFLVHRDGDLPAIRKIAAIKLAN from the coding sequence ATGGAATACACAAACGCATTTCGTGGAAAGCCCACGCAGCCCAGCGAAGCTGAACTAACCGCCGCACTCGGCTCGAGCGCAAAGGTCTGGAATCAATTCGTCCAATGGATGGCCGACGAAGAGGGCGTGTCCATTCAGGAGTGGAAGGGAATCTGCGTTAACAAGTACGGATGGAGCCTGCGTCTCAAACAAAAGAGCCGCAACATCGTTTACCTGGGGCCGGGAGAAGGCTGCTTTATGGTGTCATTCGTCCTGAGCAATAAAGCGCTACAGGCCGCCAAAGAGACTCATTTGCCCAAGGCTGTCGCGGAAGCGCTGGCGGCCGCTGCCCATTATCCAGAAGGAAACGGAGTGCGCTTCCTCGTTCATCGCGACGGCGATCTGCCGGCGATCAGAAAGATTGCCGCCATCAAACTGGCAAATTGA
- the priA gene encoding primosomal protein N': MPAYCEVALPVPLDRTFTYAVREGEQITRGARVIAPFRNEKLIGVITATEATAPTDFEAKYLEAVLDDEPLLSEHLLTLAEWIAGYYLAPLGEVLRGMLPLMAEVRRVVYYRITDFGRDKLAGSIDGDGEAAASRASRKRSEKAGPNEEKFSLERRVLERLASGEPVNVSTLRTATSASLPVLAAMLRKKWIVRETAASERDARRTERFAVLVPDTRLPNLTKLQQAILAELAANGGELPLAELRRRELPSSTLQTLVRRELIRIEERPAVFRLGGIESPAAPLTLNESQFDALASIVSHFGAFHTFLLHGVTGSGKTAVYLKAMQRALDRGQSAILLVPEIGLTPQMVGLLDAAFGQRVALLHSALTPEERTEQWRRIHRGDAPIVVGTRSAIFAPAPNLGLILVDEEHDQSYKQEETPRYNARDVAVMRAKLTGAVVVLGSATPSLESWQNSVQGKYTRIEMNDRVKNRPLPEVELIDMRREFQETGQEQLFSRSLVDQTRESLDRGEQAIILLNRRGYSFAVICRACGQKLECQNCAIALTHHKPSSEDQIARAGQRLECHYCGFKRIVPSKCPNCESEHLYYLGAGSQQGEERLTEIFPGARIGRMDRDTVRGRHDLEHLLARLHSGEINLLVGTQMIAKGHDIHGVTLVGVVGCDHALSMPDFRAAERVFQLMTQVSGRAGRGELPGRVVVQTYYPDHYAIIAASTHDYASFAERELKYRRWMHYPPFGVLANILIQSEKLEETAGWSAEIGKWFQSTAPEGIRVLGPCTAPIARIKNVYRFHIILKAASRKSLNAALRGALVHADEAGIPRRNIIVDVDAQRLM, from the coding sequence ATGCCTGCCTATTGCGAAGTCGCGTTGCCGGTGCCGCTCGACCGCACCTTCACCTACGCCGTGCGCGAGGGCGAGCAAATTACGCGTGGGGCACGCGTCATCGCACCTTTTCGAAACGAGAAGCTGATCGGCGTCATTACAGCGACCGAGGCCACGGCCCCCACCGACTTCGAAGCGAAATACCTTGAAGCTGTCCTCGACGATGAACCTTTACTTAGCGAACATCTGCTGACGCTGGCCGAGTGGATCGCCGGCTATTACCTTGCTCCGCTGGGCGAAGTTCTGCGCGGCATGCTGCCCCTGATGGCCGAGGTGCGCCGCGTTGTCTACTACCGCATCACCGACTTCGGCCGCGATAAATTGGCCGGTAGCATCGATGGCGATGGCGAGGCTGCTGCATCCCGAGCTTCGCGCAAAAGGTCGGAAAAGGCCGGTCCGAACGAAGAGAAATTCAGCCTTGAGCGGCGCGTCCTTGAGCGGCTTGCGTCCGGCGAGCCTGTCAATGTCTCTACGCTGCGCACTGCGACCTCCGCCAGCCTTCCCGTCCTCGCGGCAATGCTGCGCAAAAAATGGATTGTCCGCGAGACCGCCGCTTCAGAACGCGATGCGCGCCGCACAGAGCGCTTCGCCGTCCTCGTTCCGGATACACGCCTTCCCAACCTGACCAAGCTCCAGCAAGCCATTCTTGCGGAGCTGGCCGCGAACGGCGGTGAACTTCCGCTGGCTGAGCTGCGCCGGCGTGAACTTCCGTCGTCAACATTGCAGACGCTCGTACGTCGAGAGTTGATTCGCATTGAAGAGCGCCCAGCCGTATTCCGTCTCGGCGGCATCGAATCTCCGGCGGCGCCTCTGACGCTCAACGAATCGCAATTCGACGCGCTCGCCTCCATCGTTTCGCATTTCGGGGCATTCCACACCTTTCTGCTCCATGGTGTGACAGGATCCGGCAAGACAGCCGTTTACCTCAAAGCCATGCAGCGCGCGCTCGATCGCGGCCAGTCGGCCATTTTGCTCGTGCCGGAAATCGGACTCACGCCCCAGATGGTGGGCCTGCTCGACGCGGCATTCGGGCAGCGCGTGGCGCTCTTACACTCCGCCCTCACGCCCGAGGAGCGTACCGAGCAGTGGCGCCGCATCCACCGCGGCGATGCGCCGATCGTGGTTGGTACACGCTCAGCGATATTTGCGCCCGCGCCCAATCTCGGCCTCATCCTTGTTGACGAAGAACACGATCAAAGTTACAAGCAGGAAGAAACTCCACGCTACAACGCCCGCGATGTCGCTGTAATGCGCGCCAAGCTCACCGGCGCCGTGGTTGTCCTCGGTTCAGCTACACCCTCGCTGGAGAGCTGGCAGAACTCCGTGCAGGGCAAGTACACGCGCATCGAGATGAATGATCGCGTCAAGAATCGTCCTCTGCCCGAAGTCGAGCTTATCGACATGCGACGCGAGTTTCAGGAGACCGGCCAGGAGCAGCTTTTCTCCCGGTCGCTCGTGGACCAGACACGCGAGTCGCTCGACCGCGGCGAACAGGCCATCATCTTGCTCAATCGTCGCGGCTATTCCTTCGCGGTCATCTGCCGTGCGTGCGGGCAAAAGCTGGAGTGCCAAAACTGCGCCATCGCGCTAACCCATCACAAGCCAAGCAGCGAAGACCAGATCGCGCGCGCCGGGCAGCGCCTCGAATGCCACTATTGCGGTTTCAAGCGCATTGTTCCGTCGAAGTGCCCAAACTGCGAAAGCGAGCACCTCTACTACCTTGGGGCTGGATCGCAGCAGGGAGAGGAACGACTCACCGAAATTTTTCCCGGTGCGCGCATCGGCCGCATGGATCGCGATACTGTGCGGGGCCGCCACGATCTCGAGCATCTGCTCGCGCGTCTTCATTCAGGCGAGATCAACCTGCTCGTCGGCACTCAGATGATTGCCAAGGGGCACGACATTCACGGCGTCACGCTGGTTGGAGTTGTCGGATGCGATCATGCCCTTTCAATGCCGGATTTCCGCGCCGCCGAGCGTGTGTTCCAACTCATGACGCAAGTTTCAGGCCGCGCAGGTCGTGGCGAGCTACCGGGCCGCGTCGTCGTGCAGACCTACTATCCCGACCATTACGCCATCATCGCGGCCAGCACGCACGACTACGCGAGCTTCGCCGAGCGCGAACTCAAGTATCGCCGCTGGATGCACTATCCTCCCTTCGGCGTGCTGGCCAATATTCTGATTCAATCGGAGAAACTCGAGGAAACTGCCGGCTGGTCAGCGGAGATTGGCAAGTGGTTTCAGAGCACAGCGCCCGAAGGCATACGAGTCCTTGGCCCCTGCACGGCGCCCATTGCCCGCATTAAAAACGTGTACCGCTTCCACATCATCTTGAAAGCCGCGTCTCGCAAGTCTCTCAACGCCGCGTTGCGGGGCGCCCTTGTTCACGCCGATGAAGCCGGGATCCCTCGCCGCAACATCATCGTGGACGTCGACGCTCAGCGATTGATGTGA
- a CDS encoding ROK family protein, whose translation MTAQPAKPSKAPRSTSPKTSNPITMCIDIGGSGLKAMLVDSKGHPVSERARVVTPAIPTPKAVLKGLEELHTALPNFDRVSVGFPGVIKKGVTYTAANLHPLWYGFPLEKELATRWKKPVRLANDAAVQGYGCIKGDGVELAITLGTGMGSSLFTDGRLCPGLELGHHPWLKDREYEDYLGRRGLDKYGKKRWNKLLQLAIEQTAKLFNWDHLYLGGGNTKKIDFKPGKNIEIVSNETGLLGGVALWREWD comes from the coding sequence ATGACCGCCCAACCTGCCAAGCCCTCCAAAGCCCCCCGCAGCACTTCGCCCAAAACCTCAAACCCGATCACCATGTGCATTGATATTGGCGGTTCCGGCCTGAAGGCGATGCTCGTCGACTCCAAGGGCCATCCCGTAAGCGAGCGCGCACGTGTCGTAACGCCGGCAATTCCCACGCCAAAGGCTGTGCTCAAAGGCTTGGAAGAGCTGCATACTGCACTCCCCAATTTTGATCGGGTCTCGGTCGGATTTCCTGGCGTGATCAAGAAAGGCGTTACTTATACGGCCGCCAATCTTCATCCTCTATGGTACGGATTTCCACTCGAAAAAGAACTCGCAACGCGCTGGAAGAAGCCGGTGCGGCTCGCGAACGATGCGGCCGTTCAGGGATATGGATGCATCAAGGGTGATGGCGTTGAACTAGCCATAACGCTTGGCACGGGGATGGGCTCTTCGCTGTTCACCGATGGCCGCCTGTGCCCGGGGCTCGAGCTCGGGCATCATCCCTGGCTGAAAGACCGCGAGTATGAGGACTACCTTGGACGCCGCGGCCTCGACAAGTACGGCAAGAAGCGCTGGAACAAATTGCTGCAGCTGGCGATTGAACAGACGGCCAAACTTTTCAACTGGGATCATCTTTACCTTGGCGGTGGCAACACGAAGAAGATTGATTTCAAGCCCGGCAAGAACATTGAAATTGTTTCGAACGAAACTGGTCTCCTGGGCGGCGTGGCGCTATGGCGGGAATGGGATTGA
- a CDS encoding ABC transporter permease, which yields MQKFAIDLKFALRQLSKSLGFAITAVLMLAFGIGATTAIFSIVEGVLLRPLPFPDSDRLVVLSDHLEGVKVGGGGDEVGVTVPDIKAYTRDTRSFTALGGYQGAGFELSGTGDPAQVNASRLTAGVFSALGVAPQLGRVFTADEDEHHQQVTVLSYATWHSRFHADPQIVGTKVLLDRKPYIVIGVMPRGFEFPLIPGQLNRAELWVPMSFRPDELVPTASANWSYQMVGRLKPGISPTQAQSDAERVAQDIMRGYPAMMANLHINALVRPLQSDTVQQSRSLLRTLFLAVAVVLLIACFNLAGLMLVRAIRRQREVAVRLALGARASALIRQAILESLVLSVSGGVLGLILAAVALRVGKSMLPESLPRVNEISLSWQVIAFALGLAVVTGLVCALAPAFAAIRTNVNSNLKEGGRTGSAGGGHARLRSSLVVAEIAIALVLLTASGLLLRSFDKMRAVDLGFSPQHVTTAAYSLPQQQYSKQSQIDTFNRDLMQKLNQLPGVQSVGLTSMLPSQGANNNQTFVVDGYEPPPGANMNLATVSQVTGNFFPAMGIRLLHGRFFTEADHAGTQLVVIVNQQFAQHFWPNQDPTGKRIRIGTQQMPTPWLTVVGEVSNTQLLSPDNPATEQYYISVDQAEEVVGPLGQPTDLNGQGGYIVLRSALPPEQMENALRTTVRSLDPLLPLTQVQTMEQVVAESEASRRFNTVLISSFAFAAVLLAVLGIYSVIAFSVASRVQEMAIRMTLGSQRSSIVRLVIESGAKLALIGCAIGLAGAAAASNLLKSLLFGVSPFDPLVLTFAAIGVLVLAVVASTPSAFRAAAIDPMQALRGQ from the coding sequence ATGCAGAAATTTGCTATTGATCTAAAATTTGCGCTGCGCCAACTGAGCAAGTCGCTGGGCTTCGCCATCACCGCGGTTCTAATGCTGGCGTTCGGCATAGGAGCGACCACGGCGATCTTCTCCATCGTCGAGGGCGTACTGCTGCGGCCGCTTCCCTTTCCGGATTCCGATCGACTGGTAGTGCTGTCAGATCATTTGGAGGGAGTCAAGGTTGGAGGAGGCGGTGACGAAGTTGGCGTGACGGTCCCCGACATCAAGGCGTACACGCGCGACACGCGGTCCTTTACCGCGCTTGGGGGTTACCAGGGCGCAGGCTTCGAACTCTCCGGAACTGGCGATCCGGCACAGGTGAATGCCTCGCGTCTTACTGCGGGTGTGTTTTCCGCCCTCGGTGTGGCACCACAGCTTGGTCGCGTTTTCACTGCCGACGAAGATGAGCATCATCAGCAAGTCACAGTGCTGAGCTATGCCACTTGGCACAGCCGGTTCCATGCCGACCCGCAAATTGTCGGAACAAAGGTCCTGCTTGATCGCAAACCTTACATCGTGATCGGCGTTATGCCGCGCGGGTTCGAATTCCCGCTCATTCCAGGACAGCTCAATCGCGCCGAATTGTGGGTTCCCATGAGTTTCAGACCCGATGAGCTTGTGCCCACAGCGTCAGCAAACTGGAGTTACCAGATGGTCGGCCGGTTGAAACCCGGCATCTCGCCAACGCAAGCGCAAAGCGATGCAGAGCGCGTGGCGCAGGACATCATGCGCGGATATCCCGCGATGATGGCCAATCTGCATATCAACGCCCTCGTGCGTCCGCTCCAAAGCGATACCGTGCAGCAGTCCCGTTCGCTGCTCCGCACACTGTTTCTCGCCGTGGCCGTAGTGCTGTTGATCGCCTGCTTCAACCTGGCGGGGTTGATGCTCGTGCGTGCGATTCGGAGGCAGCGTGAAGTTGCAGTTCGGCTGGCGTTGGGAGCGAGAGCTTCGGCGCTGATCCGGCAAGCTATTCTCGAGAGCCTGGTGCTCAGCGTGAGCGGGGGTGTTCTCGGATTGATTCTTGCAGCCGTCGCTTTGCGTGTAGGCAAGAGCATGTTGCCGGAAAGCTTGCCGCGTGTGAACGAGATTTCATTGAGCTGGCAAGTGATCGCCTTTGCTTTGGGACTTGCCGTGGTCACGGGACTGGTATGCGCACTTGCTCCGGCGTTCGCAGCGATCCGCACCAATGTGAACAGCAACCTGAAGGAAGGCGGACGCACGGGAAGCGCGGGTGGCGGTCATGCTCGTCTTCGGTCTTCGCTGGTGGTTGCGGAGATCGCGATTGCCCTGGTACTTCTCACGGCTTCCGGCCTGCTGTTGCGCAGCTTCGACAAGATGCGCGCCGTTGACCTGGGCTTTAGTCCTCAGCATGTAACCACCGCAGCTTACTCTCTGCCGCAGCAGCAATACTCAAAGCAGTCGCAGATCGACACCTTCAATCGCGACCTGATGCAGAAACTCAATCAGCTTCCCGGAGTGCAGTCGGTCGGACTGACCAGCATGCTGCCGTCGCAAGGCGCGAACAATAATCAGACCTTTGTCGTCGACGGTTACGAACCTCCCCCAGGCGCGAACATGAACCTGGCCACCGTCTCGCAGGTTACCGGCAACTTTTTCCCGGCCATGGGCATTCGACTGCTGCACGGGCGGTTCTTTACGGAAGCAGACCATGCGGGTACGCAACTAGTGGTAATCGTGAATCAGCAGTTTGCGCAGCATTTCTGGCCCAATCAGGATCCCACCGGCAAGCGCATTCGCATTGGCACACAGCAGATGCCGACGCCGTGGCTCACCGTGGTGGGCGAGGTTTCGAACACACAATTGCTTTCACCCGATAACCCCGCAACCGAGCAGTATTACATTTCCGTCGACCAGGCCGAGGAAGTCGTCGGCCCGCTTGGGCAACCAACCGACCTGAACGGACAAGGCGGATACATCGTGCTTCGCTCGGCACTGCCGCCGGAGCAGATGGAGAATGCACTGCGCACCACGGTTCGCTCGCTTGATCCCCTGCTGCCGTTGACGCAAGTGCAGACCATGGAGCAGGTGGTTGCAGAGTCAGAGGCATCGCGCCGCTTCAATACAGTTCTCATCTCAAGCTTCGCTTTTGCGGCTGTGCTGCTGGCAGTGCTGGGCATCTACAGCGTGATTGCATTCTCCGTAGCGTCGCGGGTGCAGGAGATGGCGATTCGCATGACGCTTGGTTCGCAGCGCTCTTCGATCGTGCGGCTGGTGATCGAGTCCGGCGCGAAACTCGCGTTGATCGGATGCGCGATTGGATTGGCGGGAGCGGCGGCAGCTTCAAATCTTTTGAAGTCGCTGCTGTTTGGCGTAAGTCCGTTTGATCCGTTGGTGCTTACATTCGCCGCGATTGGCGTGCTGGTGCTGGCAGTGGTCGCATCGACTCCATCTGCATTCCGCGCAGCGGCAATCGATCCCATGCAGGCGTTGCGGGGTCAGTAA